Proteins from a genomic interval of Chthoniobacterales bacterium:
- a CDS encoding trypsin-like serine protease codes for MKLSRTLFFSFLVLTLPHAGAVVNLSNSTYNTSEPTNSDIPNWTTGWGGPAGTTGWDYVGIVNSGSGGAASGTYLKNQWVITAAHVVTATSFTLGGTLYNIEAGSVHTFTNPDTSQADIVLFRLTLAPNLPDLVISSSAPVPFSNINAGSKVVMIGFGDGGSKSTEAWGYNTVTANNVTVSLAPYTTTDFETAYGTTSSTFNGSVTNNYTLRDGDSGGGDFIFNGSTWNLAGINEAVDLNNNNSYMVQLSNYKSQIDAVTAVPEPSTYWLIGLGALVLVGPSLKRGKIRL; via the coding sequence ATGAAATTATCGCGCACCCTCTTTTTTTCGTTCCTCGTGCTCACGCTCCCGCACGCCGGGGCCGTGGTGAATCTTTCCAACAGCACGTATAACACGAGCGAGCCGACTAATTCCGACATCCCAAATTGGACCACCGGCTGGGGCGGCCCGGCGGGAACGACTGGCTGGGATTATGTGGGCATCGTCAACTCCGGCAGCGGCGGTGCGGCCAGCGGCACCTACTTGAAGAATCAATGGGTCATCACCGCCGCGCATGTTGTGACCGCGACCTCCTTCACGCTAGGCGGCACGCTTTACAACATCGAAGCGGGTTCCGTTCACACCTTCACCAACCCGGATACGAGTCAGGCAGATATTGTTCTGTTCCGGCTTACGCTGGCGCCCAATTTGCCGGATCTCGTGATCTCAAGTTCAGCGCCAGTGCCTTTTTCAAATATCAATGCTGGCAGCAAGGTGGTGATGATTGGCTTTGGAGATGGAGGTTCCAAAAGCACGGAGGCTTGGGGCTACAACACGGTCACAGCCAACAATGTGACAGTTTCGCTGGCCCCTTACACGACGACCGATTTTGAGACGGCGTATGGAACCACTTCATCCACCTTCAACGGTAGCGTGACCAATAACTATACTCTGCGCGATGGCGATTCAGGAGGAGGCGATTTTATCTTCAACGGCTCCACATGGAACCTGGCGGGCATCAATGAAGCGGTGGACCTGAACAACAACAACTCCTACATGGTGCAGCTCAGCAATTACAAATCCCAGATCGACGCGGTGACGGCGGTGCCGGAACCTTCCACGTATTGGCTGATCGGACTGGGAGCGCTTGTGTTGGTTGGGCCGTCACTCAAGCGCGGGAAGATCCGTCTCTAA